One Dreissena polymorpha isolate Duluth1 chromosome 9, UMN_Dpol_1.0, whole genome shotgun sequence genomic window carries:
- the LOC127846710 gene encoding uncharacterized protein LOC127846710, whose product MSSEDTSSGGVFSDTNNSGVKTLVMVFIILGIIAFSLGLAKICQYCRKKNYLPEDDESVISEHTRDIIKSRLAVLHYKKREMRREKRANTIRGVASWLTFARKKKKQDDDDDEGDDEDHRVATQIPIENVQSLAKLENGSVGKDAGKANGNDDDEKDGAISSTARLPIFTHSVSATKLPDATAKKTSETKDIPVQRGRPVSSRSRVMPNVTMTSVDAKSKPKLNVKSVHFEDDGGDKLAVPSNTNSKSAKGVTNIPKTHSTEQTNSQAVSIDVNGGHTNHGFNSDVPTNSAIKGKVDDLTVPVIIETKT is encoded by the exons ATGTCTTCAG aaGACACAAGCAGTGGAGGAGTATTCAGTGACACGAACAATTCGGGAGTCAAGACCTTAGTGATGGTCTTCATCATCCTGGGCATCATCGCCTTCTCTCTGGGGCTGGCCAAGATCTGTCAGTACTGTCGCAAGAAGAATTACCTCCCGGAAGACGACGAGAGCGTGATAAGCGAGCACACGAGGGACATCATAAAATCGCGCTTGGCGGTGTTGCATTATAAGAAACGGGAGATGCGACGGGAAAAGCGTGCTAACACTATTCGGGGTGTTGCGAGCTGGTTAACGTTCGCGAGgaaaaagaaaaaacaagatgatgatgatgatgaaggcgATGATGAAGATCATCGTGTGGCCACTCAAATTCCCATCGAAAATGTGCAATCTTTGGCTAAGTTGGAAAACGGAAGCGTTGGTAAGGACGCTGGAAAGGCAAACGGTAATGATGACGATGAGAAAGATGGTGCGATTTCTAGCACGGCTAGATTACCGATTTTTACGCATTCAGTAAGTGCTACTAAGCTCCCAGATGCGACAGCAAAGAAGACAAGTGAAACTAAAGACATTCCCGTGCAACGAGGTAGGCCAGTTTCTAGCAGGTCGCGTGTAATGCCGAACGTAACTATGACGTCAGTTGACGCAAAAAGTAAACCTAAATTGAATGTGAAATCGGTGCATTTTGAGGATGACGGTGGTGATAAACTAGCAGTACCAAGCAATACAAACTCTAAATCAGCAAAAGGTGTTACGAATATACCAAAAACTCATAGTACAGAACAAACAAACTCGCAAGCGGTTTCAATCGATGTGAACGGTGGTCATACGAATCATGGTTTCAATTCAGACGTTCCAACAAATTCTGCAATAAAAGGCAAAGTGGACGATTTAACAGTTCCTGTGATTATCGAAACTAAAACATGA